In Fusarium verticillioides 7600 chromosome 6, whole genome shotgun sequence, the sequence TACAAAAACACGCTGCAGAACTCCAAAAAGCAAGAACCAAGCCCGTTCCTCATACAAATCATACAAAACTTCTACACGAAAACCGTAATAATCAAAGACATGCCCGACCCTGATATATGTAATAATCGCGATGCCCCTCCTTTAAACCCTCTTTAGATACCTTGACTCATTCCCAATGCTGCATGAAGCGTTTCCATTACTCCGTTCGAACATGGAACTACCGACATCTCTATTTTTTGAGCCCAattgtttgtcttgtcatGTGACTCTTCTTCTATCCAGGGGATCGAGTCCCTGTACCGCCATAAACCCTTCGACGTGGGTCTATATCAGTCATTTAGTCCTTCTTTGTACCATTGGTCTGAGCACCTTCGTTTTCAACATGAGGATGCTTAATGGTGAGGCACCAGATGTCGAGGTAATCGCAGATGGTAACGATAACGTCAACGACAAAACTTCCGTAGACGCCGACGGCGGTTCCGAGCATCATGAACATGAAAGCCACTTGGTAGACATTATCGCCAAGAGCGCTGGGCCAGCCAAACCCTAAGTTACGCTGGAAGATGGGGCCCAATGAGTCGATGACACCAAAGGCAAGAGGCAGGCCCAGCACGTTCCAGTAGGGGAAACGCAGGTGAACAAGGTGAGCAGTGATCATCTGCCCGACGCTGTAGGCATTGACAAGGCCGGCGAAGAGGGCAAACGGGATGAGATGGCATTCGCGGATCTTGGGTTGAAGATAAAGGTAGGCAACCACCATAGACCAGATGCTGAAGAAAgggacaaggccaaggagcgCACCTCGAGAACGGTCACCACGGGCACGTCGAGCGCGGATGACGTTGAGTGAAGACTCGACAGTATTGAAGACAAGAACAATACTGCCCTGAATAAGATACCACTCGGTAAAGGTGAGGTTGTAGATGAAAGATGGGATGCCAATGGTGGAAGGCACACCGATGGTATGAAACATGCTCTGCTGCCAGAAATGGGCACCCCCAACGTAGCCAGTGAAAACGAAGACCAGGACGATCGCAAGAACGCCCTCGACGGGTCCGTTCACGATACCGAGAGTGAGAGTCTTGGTGTGATAAGTCTCCCATGTCTGAACATAAAACGTCAAGAGGGCTATCAAGTTAGCATCACGCATCCCAACAGAACCGCCAGTGTTGACTCACATGCGAACAAGACTGCCACAGTCTGCCAGCTCTGTCCCATGTTCTGAGAAgcagcaaaaagaagaacctcaagcgaGGTATTGCAAGCATCTACCCCATGATCGAAGAGTTCACCCAGAGGTCCGGATTGCCGAGTTCGGCGCCTGGCGATTTAGTCAGCACATATTCAACACCTGGTAAATACGGTTGTCATAAGCTTACGCTTGAGTTCCGTCCACAGCATCGAAAGTTTGATATAGGAACAAGCCCAGTGCCCAAGAATAATACACCCAGGCGGGGCAATCTTGGTCAAGAGTGGGAGTATACCACAGCAGCGTCAAGAAGTTTGCAACGACGAATGAAAAGCCCGTCAGAGTGATCAAATTCGGTGCCATGCTCATAGGGAAGCACTTGATGACGAATTTCGTGTAGAAGGGCTTTAGAACATATTTGGAAAGCAGTGAATGGTCGACACCGGAGTATTTGTACTCACGGAGCGCGGGGAGCTCCTTTTGCCGTACGTAGACCATCGTTGTGTATCTCGTTTGTTTGACTTTGTCGCGAAAGTTGTTTGTTCTCAGTCTTGTGCTCCGGTTGGCCTGCCGAACTATCGATTGGTACGGATATTGTGGCCTTTTCTCGTTGGAGTGGGTAAAATCTAGGTTTCTCGTCCGATTCCCGCTTTGCACTTGTATCCTCTCTCTTGTTGGGTCGTGCGTTAACGCGCACAGAAAGACGGAATCTCGTGGTAGTGAATAGCCAGAAAGTAGTTAGCAAGCGATGGTTGTAGTTCAGGACCGGCACCcagaaagaagggaaaaggaTACGATCAAGAGACTTGGAACTTGGTAAaggaaagaagggaaaagagggCAGCAGTAAAAAGAAGTGGGCCGAAGAAACACCAACGCGATctataaggtaaggtagctaAGATAAGGGTACTGTAAGGAGGGATGGAGCTGACATTATCTGGCATCAAATACCGAGTCAGAGTCTCCGAAATACAGTCTATCTCGAAATGACATAAAAGAACACGTCTCCGTAATTGCAATTTCAGCTTTTCCCAACTCTTTGACTCTTGTTATCTGGGTGGAAAGGAAATTATGTAGTATACTCCGTACCTCCATAAGATTCCCAAAAAAACAAGGCCCCTTACCAACGTCATGAGACCCACTCACACTCTCCTTCAattgtcttcatcttctcctcaaaactAAAGTTGGTGCTAGCTTGAAAAGGCAACGTGCCCAAGAACAATGTTGGTCACTGTCACTTTCTGACATgtgccatcatggccatgcgCCAAGTGCGTATAGGTAAGGTATTCAACATCCCATGACAAGTCGAGAGCGCATCAATGATACCATGGTACGGGATATACCATCACGAGTTAGACTATCGATTTTTCCCGATTGCGAGCTTGTTTTCAATGATGCCTGTCCCACAACATCTATGGTGAGATCAAGGTTTTCTGGCTACTACCCCCGTGTATATCAACATACTTCTGTTCCTAACTCTTGTAATCCTTttgaaagaagaagttgggaTAATAAGTAGACGCATAAGTATAGGTCATGTTGCACTTAGCCAGTTGCCCACCAGTCAGTCACAAGAGGATCAACGTTTCCGTTCCAAGTATGATAATTGTTCATCATATTCCGTTTTTGCATGCCGGCTATGGACTACTAAGTTACCCGTTCTTTCCATAATGCCAACGTCGTGGATCGGCCGAAATACATTTGCTTGGCCGTTGTTCTCGCGTAAGTATAACATCGCCGCTCACATGGTGACTGGCCTCCGTCAGAGCCCATCCCAAAAAGCATCCAACCTTCCTGCCATGCAACAGTCACGCAAGGCGGTCATAATCCACATACTTTTCCTCATAAACTATTCCATGCTATCGTGTATGGGGCATCGTATGAGAAATATTTCCTTCCCATCGCCAATCACCTCCTTCCTGACTAACAGCCTCTACTTGGTTGCCTGTAGTACCGTAGCACGTCCCTGGCTCTTGTTCCACTCGCTTTCAATGAATTGTTGCACATTTGCATGTGCCATGTTGAACAATGGGCGAGCATGGTCGGCCACTGACATGCGATTGGCGTCTTCAATCTCCATGCGGCGATGGAATTCACCTTTCTTTGATGGACGGCCATCCCCAATTGCACCAAACTGCCCTTTCCCCTTGGGAGGCTGAACCTGCAAAGCAATCTCGCTTGGTGTAGCTACTAGGAAATCGGCTCCGTAGTACCAGGCGTGATTGATCTTATTGTTGTAGGCTTGAAGTTCCTTTGGTGCTCTGAATCTGGGTCCCGATGTGTATCGAGACTGGCTGAGCTCGGGCGATGATGTCCAGCATGCTGATGTTGTAGCAGTATCTAAGCCCCAGGATGGCGCTCCTTTCGCAAAATACTGGAACCCTTGCGTCGCGGCGGTTGTGGGTGCACTTGGTCGGGTGATTTTGCAATTGGCAGACAATCCCTCCAACCCCTCTACGATTTGTGAAACTTGTGAAGCAGTTGCTTCAAACGACAGTGTAGTCTGTGCTAGGCTGCTGTTACTGATACCTGCTTGTCGTAGAGTCTGCCGAGTAATGATAAGAAcgtcctcatcttcatcctgcTTGACATCCTGGCTTGGGACGTTTGTGTGGAGTGCTTTGAAAGTTGACTCGAAGGTCGATGGTCGATATTGGCGTTGACCAGGGGGGCCGGCAGTCAAAGGCCGTGGAGCACCGGTGCCAGGAGCCATGATACCAGGAGCACGCGCGGTATTGCTGCCGACTGCACGATTGAAGCTCCGGGATGAGCCAAGGAGAATGCCAGGCGACTTATTGGCTTGGGAATTCCAGAATGCGTCATCGAAAGATCTCCCAAGTGTAGGTTTCTCTAACTGTGGTGGCTGTAACACACTTGGCAGggcgttgttgttgttgttgttggacgCATCTTGGAGTCCAAAGGAATGAGTCATGGGAGCCAAAGGCTCATCAACACGGGTTGTCGTCTTCAGGCCCAGGGCTGGTTTGAGCCCCCGAAGAAGGGCTTTCTGAGCTCGCTTCTGATTGGGGTTTGGGTAAGACGCCAGATTGTGAAGAGACTTTACTGTCATATTTATTAACGGGTCCATGCCAAGTTCGCAGTCTTCGTCGCTTTCCTCACTTGCTTCAACGTCGGTAAGCGTGTCTTGTTCAGCTTCGGAGAAAAGGGACGTAAGCGGCGACGGAGTCGCAGAAGGCACGATTCGGGGTACTTGAGCGGACATGTTGATACATCTGTGGTCTGTATCGTTCAAGGGGCTGGATGCTCTGTCGTAGGGCGTCTGAGGGCTGAAATGCTGAAGAGTCGAGGACCGTGATCCAGCTTTGAGGGGCAGAGTTGCAAGAACAGATTTGGGAAGCAGAGATAACCCAGCTGCAGGGAGACCAGCAGGCCACTTGAGAGAGCGACCGCGTCGGGCAGGCGGTTGCAGTGGCTGAGAAGTGCTAGGATTGTACGGGGTGCCAGCAGTGGTGTAAGTGACTTTTGAAGCCGAAGTTGGAGCAGTTGGGGTAGACGAAGTGATGCTGATGGGGGAAGACAGGTCCTCCATGCTGGCTCAGCTTGGTATATCTTGTTCGTCGGAGGTGGGAAGGACGATCAGTATCTCTGAGATTCAAGGAAGGTGCCTGTTAGATTGGGTTTGCTAGATGGTCCAGATCTGTCTGAGTGTGGATGCAGATGAGGTCGTGGGGATATCCAGCAGAATGATGCTTCTGCAAAAGTGTGAGAAGGACTGTATAAATGCAGAGGTGGCCAATGTGCGTAGTGCAGTATAAGATACCTAGTTTAAGAACGAGTGGGCTTTCACAGCTTTGCCATCACTTTGACACAAGTGATCGATCTTGTGGAGAGAATCAGGCTGGAGAAATAAAAACGAAGTTGAGGGTAGGAAGACGGGAttgaagagagagaggcggggagggagggatggagagagagaaagaagtgtATCGGTTGTGGTGTTGGCAAGAAGCACTCCGGGGAAGACAGAGGGTATGCGCCTTCCTTCTTAACTCCAGCCCACGCTACGCAACTCGCAAGAGCAGGAAGGTGCCATATACCCAAAATCGGATGTAATTTGAGGAACATACAAAGAATTCTGGCGAAACACTTGGCCACAAGATCCAAAAGTTGAAGATATGTATGAGTTAGGATGGATTAGGTATTTACCCGGCTTTGTAGGCTTGGTGGAAATGCTTCTTTTCGGCAGAATGTGCAGAATTTCATaattttcttcttcactacGTTTCATGAGTAGGTAAGCAGAGGGAAATCAAATGCTTCATTCAATTTGTAACGAACGAGCTTGTGGTGGCTACAGAAGCACTCGAATTCTTTGGCCCCATGTGTCATTCATTTCCAAGCCTAACAGTGACTATCAGTGTCAGGATGCATTACCGCAATATAAGCGCTGTATGAAAGGCGAGGCTAGGTAGTCAACAAAAGCACGACAACCATTCAATATAGACTGGCAGGTAGATTGGTACTTTAGTAGGCAAGGTAGTTTGCCATTACAAACTGGGGTCTGGGTCTGTCTGCCAGTCAACCTTGGGGAAAGGCTCTGGCCCAGTTGCTCTTTCAGCTCGAGTCACATACTCGAGCCTAGGGTGTAAGGTATAGGTACTCtgaatggccttgacgatgaaTGGACTTACGCGACTTGATAGATTCAATTTGCATGACGGTGAATGCCTACCTACGTTAGCTGGCCATATACCATCAGTAGCGATTGCATATGCAAGCGGTACTGTCAAGTCACGGTTTGCCATGCAGTTCTCGAATGCGAACAAAGAGTATTGTCCAACTTCAGCTGAGAGTCCACAACTTATGCATAGAAGAACACTGTTCGATTGATACTTCATTATTCATCCTCTAAACGAAGATATATAGTCATATATTTGTTCCCTcctctcattcatctcaatcGATGTACTCTCAGGAACCACTTTTACCTGCAGAGCCTCATTTGTCACGTCGtgtttcctttcttctttctttctttccatcAACCAACCAACACATCAATCGGATCAAATCAACAACCGTGCTAGCAACACGCCCTCTTTTCAGGACGGTGTGGATTCCATTGACATCAGACGTGGCTTGTCATGCAATAATCGCCAAGGAATCACAGCGTCCTGCGCTATAGCCAAAGACAAAACAACAATAATAGGGGTGCAAGAAGCGTCAGGTATGGACAGAAGCTATGCCTGAACTCCATGACATCAAAGTAAATAAAACAAAAATGTACGTTTCAAGGAGTGTAATACAcaaaggatgaagaatggTAAACCAACACAGTTTGTTACAGTTAACCAACAATAAGACACTAGATTAGTCTAAGGGACAATTGTGTCTCCCGGCATACCGCCATAATAAGAATTGCAAGGCATGAACACCCGAACAACAGGAGAAGGGTCGGGTATGTATTAGAAATAACCCAGTCTGGTGGCCATGATACTACCATAGAAGCTCACTAGGCAGATTCACTAGAAACCGCCAGGTGGGTATGCGCTTCCAGGTACCATTCCAGGACCTCGTCCAGTCCGTGAACTAGGCAACTGAAAGTCGGGGGTGTCTAATAGCATGTCTTGacgctgctgttgttgatgtgcTGGTCGGCGATGAGGGGGTCCTTGTTGGTACGGCAGCGGCGGGGGATTAGGGTTCCAACGCGGGTTGATTCCACGCTGGGATATGGAGGTAAATGTTGAATGCTCAGACTCGGCAGGGCTTCGAGTCCCCGCATTATTGGCATGGATATCCTCGTATATAGGCTCAATAGGGGGCGGTTGAAGGTTGTTACTTGCGGGCGGTGCATCGGAGGCAAACCGGggatcaacatcttcataATAGTTGCTATTCCCGGTGGCCACAGGCTGTTGGACAACAGGTGGTGTCCTTGTTTCAGTGAGTTCAGCTCTTGGTTGACCATTTACCAGAGGTGACGGGGCTCGGGGTGAATTTCTGCCATCGCCCTGAGTCCATCCTGAGCGGGGTGGAGCGTACTGCCTGGTCATCTGGTCAGTATCGTGGGGAAATCATGAGTGGGAAACATACTCATCGGTGCTATATTTACTTCCCTCGCTCATGTACGTGTCATGTCGCTGTGGGATCTGCCCCTGCTGGAGTCCAACCATACCTGCAACATCCGCGTCACTGTCCCGAAGCTGTCCGTAGGTTCCTCCGTCATGACGCTGAACAGCCGGGGTTGCATCCATTTCTACTGCGCGACCCCCAACAGTGGCAGGCTCGGTTCCTGGCAAAGGCGGTGGCGACTCAGCTCGAGGCAATGTGGAATCTGGGCTGTAAGCAGTATAAGTGTTCACACTCGGCATCGAAGGATTCATCGAGCTATATCCATTAGATGGCTCTGACGGCTGAACATCGTGAGCAAGGTTTTGAGCAGGTGACGGTCTCCGATCGTAAGAACCGTTGCTGTATCCTGGGGGCGCATTCAGACCTCCCCTCATCCCGTTTGAAGCATAGCCTCCTCGGTTGGGTTGTCCATagcctcctcgtcctcctctgGGACCATATCCAGCCCTTCCAGATGGCCCGTAGCCCCCACGACCTCGGACTGGTGCTCCATAGTTATCATATCCGCCACGACCATAACCCCCTCTTCCACCGCGGTAGCCTCCTCCGGCTCCTGTTCCACGGTTactcaagcttggagaagGTCCTCTCCGCGTTGCATATGGGTCGGTAGCATTGTCGATTGGGTTGCCAAACTGATCGCGAGAACCTTGCCTCTGTGGGCTCCTGCTAAAGGCCGCAACCCCACCCACGCTTGCCACCTCGTTAGGGGGTACTGGTGATCTATTTGATGTGGTCCGGCGGGTGAGAGGGATGGCTTCTTCGCTAGCTTGGTCGCTTCTACTCTTCTGTTCGAAGGTTGTAAAGGACGGAAGATTGTCATGGACACCATTGCCACCACTCACAGTGGGTAGAGTCGGTTGTCGAGAAACTTCAGGCTCCACAGTCGTCTTATCTTGAGCAGTTCTGTTGTAATAATTCTCGCCGCTCATTTCAGCATTCTGAGCGATACGTCGCTGCCTGTCTTTCCTGCTGACTAGAGTGCGACGCATCGCACAAGTTACCAACCCACTCATGGCAACTAGGATAGTAGCAGCAAGGACGAGGTAAGATCCCCATGCTAGATGTGGTACAAATAGAAGCACATCGATCAAAAAGGCTAGCAAGCAAACTAGGAAGtcaatgaggaggaagataaaTAAAATGAGCAGGTATCTTGTCGAGTGCGACGGAGCGTGCAAGTGAGACACAGCCGCCATGATAGTCATGACAAGGGTAATAAGTGCCGCGACTGGATGCACAATAAGAATGGCAGATAGCGTATTCCGAACGCCAGATGGTAAGTCAAAGGCTTGACTATCATCCCCGACTAATTTGGCTGAAAGAAGCATCAGTACAACTCGAAAGAGGGAACGCGTTTCAACATCAGGGTAGACTGACCAGTGTCGTATCCAACCCCGATACCGCTACATCCTTTGCCCTGTTGGCAATAGCCAAAAACGCCATATGTTACACCGCCGAAGTCGCTCAGTGGAATGGCTTCAATGATTGGGGTTGATATAACAGCTAACAGGAGCAAAGCAAAAGCTGCGAACAGCAGCACCGTCAACGGTGTGCCAGGCCGTAACATGGCAACTGTGCGCTAAGCGCCCAACTCAAGACCGATAAGAGGACGACAGAGCAAGCGGCCGACGTCGTGAAGACGCGGGGACGGAAAGGCAATATATCAACGTGTAGCTCTTCCGTTATTTCCCTCTGCTGCAACGCTGATGAATAACATTGGCGAAGAGAGGGTGAGAGTTGTCGGGGAAATGAAGCAACAAGGCCAGTATTGGGCTGTAAAGTTGAGCTGTCGAATCCTAAATATGTCTCCTCAAGAAATTGGCCTGGTTCTTATTCTTTTTCTCGCGTTTGTGCCGAGATCCTTCGTACGAATTGGGGGCTATATCGGTGAATATAGCAAGATGCAGCGCAGTCGCGAGACCTGAGTTGTCCCTGTTGCCGGTATAAAGTCGTAGACTTGAAGAAGTAAACAATGGTCGCCAAGCCGCCTGATTATACTGAAAAACGCCCCAGTGGGCTTTGGCAATCGATGCTATCGTCAATATGTTTCGACACCGTGCTCCGGTCGAGAAATGAGTTGGGAACGAATGTCGTGGTCGAGACTGAGCAACGAGGAGGGGGATTGGCTTTGGGTGTTATCGGACAAGGTGCTTGGCTCTGGTCTATCCAACTTGGCTCTTTGTGGCTTAGCAGAGTACCGGGGGAACAGAGAGCGCTAATCTCAGATTAGCTGGTCTGGTGGGAATGTCGATGCGCTGGTCCAGGAACAAGGGGGCCAGCCCCAGCCGTCTGATCTCGCTGAATACACGCGAGACCAGTCTAACAAAGGACGTCGCAGAAATTTGTACATATATTCCATACATTTATTGATCTGGCCTACTTGTTGCATCTTTAGCACATGCTCTATCCGCAGCCAATTCTCTTACGGGGAGTAAATAAAGATTCTATCCTCAAAGTATACGCCAGCAGCCAACTTAGCAAGGTTGCCAATAAGACATTCTTAGCCACAAGTTTAATTTCTCAATCATGGATGTCATGCTGCTTATCctaccaccaccacaccATTTCACAGCATGAGGGAAATGGGAGGCTAGGACATGTGGGTCCCCACCGTTGTAACATGCCCACCAATCCCACGTTGGAAGACAGTCGTCATTTTCGGTTGCAGGTCATGCAGTACGAACCCTCTATCGCGCCTCTTCTGTGCTTAGCTCAATATCCTTGTCCTAGGCTGCCAGTTTAGGCTCGAtctctactccgtatgtATGCAGTCTATGAAGCTAAGAAAGACAACTCCACCGACTTTGCAATCTTCTCTGGTTGGGTGACACATGTACCTAGTAAACAACCTGTGTTCTTCGCTCGCTCGAAAGAGAGCAACTTTCCCTGTGGCCTGGGCCCTTGCTATATATCTGAGACAACGTTTTGTCCAACACTCAATCTTCCCATCGCAACAACCCAGGTCGATAATGTGCACTGACGTGGCTAACTTAGTCTCAGGAGCAAACTTTCGATGGTAGTACCATGTAGTATTCCGCATTCCGTGGGAAATTTGATCTCAATTGTTTTCTCAGCATGGTTACGCGCGTGTAAAGGCTCAGTTGCGATGGTACTaatatcaaggccaacgacgGCATCTTCGTCAGTCACAACACTACTATAGATAAGTCGCCAGTCTAGCATGTTGATTTATTCACCATATAGACCGATGCATCTGCTAACAATAGATTTCGACCGGATACATGCATGACCTGGAGGCTATAGCTTCCGACCATGTAGTCATCATACCCTCCTCTTGTGCCGCAATTAATATGCAACGGGCCGATGCTCCTCTCGGACCCTGGCCCAGCGGCCaagcaagctcagcaaagggaagggaaaaaatAGAAACTGAGCAAAGGATGATGCCCATGCTTTGCTCCTCGATATGTAAAAGCTGTCTTGGCTCGATCACCTACAGCCCCATCCTCATTATGATTTTCTAAATGACGAAACACACTGCATAATGCTTCATGTTTCGACAACTGGGGTATAGTCTCATACTCGTCAGCCCATTGATACACTTGTTGATCACGGGCTTCACGTTTCGACTCGTGTTTGATAATTTATGGTTTTGTTAGTGCTCTTTTGATTTCCATGTTTAACTTACACCGTTCAACAAAGTGCTACGACTTCCAtttctcaacttctttctGTTATGCTTACCCTATAACTAGTCGATATTCCACGGTATCTGGGCAGCCGAACAATGCTAAGAACTATATGCATATGATCACTGTATGTCCAGAATCTCAACCCAGGGAACAagtataatataataatGGTTGTTAGACCGAGATAGTATCATGAATCCGATGTGTAACTGGGTTCTAATAATGTCAACATTGAACAATGTGAACACGAGCTACGGGGAAGGCAATGGACAAGAAAAGCTCCACTGTGCCCTGGAGAGGGCTTCCTAAGTGTAGTACTTATAGTACGCACTACGTCTAACTTACCTAGGCACTCGGTTGCTCGTATAGTTTCTTCAATATCGGATTTATATGTCGGTTAAATCGGCCAGAAAATGCACCGACTTGCGGAAGGCGATCGTGTGCCCCCCGATTCTCCGAGCCGTTCCGGGGATAAACGAGACGTCATCAATGACTCCGGAGATAGGGCAAGAGGATTATTGCATTTCGCACTTatcttttccttcaacctTTCCCCCGCCAGTGTCCTCATTCAGTCGCTCGTAGCTATATTCCACTCAATCCTCATGGTACTCGATCGTTGATCGCCATCGACCCCCCCCAGCATGTTGCGCATCGCCATGCAAGGCCACTCAGCGCGCGCCACCATGCGCTGCCGACACAGAATGCTCGCACCATCGTTGCGAAGATTACAATCAGGTGGCCCTTTCCAGGCCATGCGACCGCCGTCGCCAGAGGAGCTTGGTGCCCCCCGGCATGCAAAGGAATACAGACAGGGACGGCGGTGGGCGCGGCGCTTGCTCTTGACATGCGTAATGGGAGGTACTATCTATCTCGGGGATCGTCAGATATACGCATCTGGTTTTGGCCGCTCTCTACATACGTTCGGAACCGGCTTGCTCGTAGCCTTCGACTACAAGCTGAATTTTCGACCCCAGCCTATTACTGGCGGGACTGTGCAGGACTTGCATAATCGGAATGCCGAGCGGCTGTTCAACCTTCTCCGTTCCAATGGCGGACTTTATCTCAAGATCGGACAGGCTATTGCAATGCAGAGTGCCGTGCTGCCCCCCGAATTCCAAAAGATGTTTAGTCGCATGTTTGACGACGCACCGCAAGACGATTGGAGTGACATCGAAGCAGTGATAAGACAAGACTTCGGGAAAAGTGTCGAAGAGGTCTTTGGCGTCAGCTTTACAGGAAAAGAGGGAATGGGGTTGATGGAGCGCAAGGCTCGAGCGAGTGCGAGTGTTGCTCAAGTCCATTGGGCCAGACTTGCGGATGGTCGCGAAGTCGCTATCAAAATACAGAAACGGGAGATTGCCAAGCAAATATCATGGGATCT encodes:
- a CDS encoding ethanolaminephosphotransferase, translating into MVYVRQKELPALREYKYSGVDHSLLSKYVLKPFYTKFVIKCFPMSMAPNLITLTGFSFVVANFLTLLWYTPTLDQDCPAWVYYSWALGLFLYQTFDAVDGTQARRTRQSGPLGELFDHGVDACNTSLEVLLFAASQNMGQSWQTVAVLFASLLTFYVQTWETYHTKTLTLGIVNGPVEGVLAIVLVFVFTGYVGGAHFWQQSMFHTIGVPSTIGIPSFIYNLTFTEWYLIQGSIVLVFNTVESSLNVIRARRARGDRSRGALLGLVPFFSIWSMVVAYLYLQPKIRECHLIPFALFAGLVNAYSVGQMITAHLVHLRFPYWNVLGLPLAFGVIDSLGPIFQRNLGFGWPSALGDNVYQVAFMFMMLGTAVGVYGSFVVDVIVTICDYLDIWCLTIKHPHVENEGAQTNGTKKD